In Stieleria varia, one genomic interval encodes:
- a CDS encoding DUF1501 domain-containing protein has protein sequence MTRFDFSTDDRRSFMKSAASRCLGVSFAGAIGSGVISDMGEANAAEPIIGKAKHVIYMFMDGAMTHLDTFDPKSGVEEAGETKPIQTRVPGMMFGDRFPKLAYLAGAISVVRSLSTETGAHDKGKYLMRTSYKKINSIQHPALGAYMLSEKGRINKELPGNFLIGSGNEHPGAGFLEPSLSPVPIADAAAGLQNIKLPSYLPEELFQRRLYLASKFDRQFQGGRKNGKVDAYNQLYEEAWRLMGSEHLKVFDIKDEPQAIRDAYGSNSLGQGCLLARRLVQSGARFVEINYGGWDMHQDIYNRLDTHASNLDTALGNLMRDLHSKGLLDETLIVLTTEFGRKPKLNVNVGRDHHPGAFCSLLIGAGIKGGQVYGESDKTGTSVEKDRVSVEDFNRTIAAAAGLPLDEEKVAPNGRPFKIGGNGEPVAALLA, from the coding sequence ATGACAAGATTTGATTTCAGCACAGATGATCGTCGGTCGTTCATGAAGTCGGCGGCGAGTCGATGCCTGGGCGTTTCGTTTGCCGGTGCCATTGGTTCGGGTGTGATCAGCGACATGGGCGAAGCAAACGCTGCCGAGCCGATCATAGGCAAAGCGAAACATGTGATTTACATGTTCATGGACGGAGCCATGACTCATTTGGATACGTTTGACCCCAAATCGGGTGTCGAAGAAGCCGGTGAGACGAAGCCCATCCAGACTCGCGTCCCGGGCATGATGTTCGGGGACCGTTTTCCCAAGTTGGCCTACTTGGCCGGCGCGATCTCGGTCGTTCGGTCCTTGAGCACCGAGACGGGGGCGCACGACAAGGGCAAGTACCTGATGCGGACCTCCTACAAAAAGATCAACAGCATTCAGCACCCGGCGTTGGGCGCGTACATGTTGTCGGAGAAAGGTCGCATCAACAAAGAGTTGCCAGGCAATTTCTTGATCGGATCGGGAAACGAGCATCCCGGAGCCGGGTTCTTGGAACCCTCGCTCTCGCCGGTGCCCATCGCCGATGCCGCTGCGGGATTGCAAAACATCAAGCTGCCCTCGTATCTGCCTGAAGAACTTTTCCAACGCCGCTTGTACTTGGCGAGTAAGTTCGACCGTCAATTTCAGGGCGGACGCAAGAATGGCAAAGTCGATGCGTATAACCAACTCTACGAGGAAGCGTGGCGGTTGATGGGCAGTGAGCACTTGAAGGTGTTCGACATCAAAGATGAACCGCAAGCCATCCGGGACGCCTACGGCAGCAACTCGCTCGGTCAAGGCTGCCTGCTTGCCAGACGGCTGGTGCAAAGCGGTGCCAGATTCGTCGAGATCAACTACGGCGGATGGGACATGCACCAGGACATCTACAACCGCTTGGACACGCACGCCAGCAATCTGGACACGGCGCTTGGTAATCTGATGCGTGACCTGCACAGCAAAGGCCTCTTGGATGAAACCCTCATCGTGCTGACGACTGAGTTTGGACGCAAGCCAAAATTGAACGTCAATGTTGGTCGCGATCACCATCCCGGCGCGTTCTGCAGTCTCTTGATCGGCGCAGGGATCAAGGGTGGGCAAGTCTACGGGGAAAGCGACAAAACGGGGACTTCGGTCGAAAAGGATCGTGTCTCCGTGGAAGATTTCAATCGCACGATTGCCGCAGCGGCGGGGCTGCCGCTGGATGAGGAAAAGGTGGCACCCAACGGTCGACCCTTCAAAATCGGCGGCAATGGAGAACCGGTTGCCGCGCTGCTGGCCTAG
- a CDS encoding DUF1549 and DUF1553 domain-containing protein, with the protein MVIKTSGVARHDLKFDFATLATLVPRMLAPRILGRSLLVTALLLCVLTSDAFAQKRNSAKKPAPPKIRLPESVRSKEPVRMDVAAVRPDGRSAARSAANRLDSLVERKLIDESVTPNELASDEVFLRRIYLDVAGRIPKLEEATEFLDDSDPNKREKLIDKLLSSPDYVSHMYNFWADVLRLVERPQANIVADPYLAYVKDSIRTNKPYDKWVYEMLTADGKVWENPAVGYQLRDDGMPLPYIDNTVRIFLGTQIGCAQCHDHPFDQWTQYQFYELAAYTAGTRTRIRKGDPGYTKGNPANDLINEARNHYDKGRVPGQFQRLVRANTYRVAESKAVMKLPHDYAYLDAKPNEVVKPAVLWGEVPTSAANSTPREQFAAWLTSRENERFSKTLVNRLWKQFMGVGLVEPIDDFRDENPCVNEPLMDFLADEFVKGQFDVKELIRAVLYSNTYQRQSSDYELTSGQPYYFPGPALRRLSAEQIWDSMLTLAVYNPLPFQRPDAEAMAGVMDLDFSRANFESVKKQSERFSETFFMGNYKRELNKHAYQGNVLCRASELPSPSSASHFLRQFGQGDRETINGAQQDATVPQILAMFNGPITHVMLEEGSAIVDKVLAIDKAKDRIDAIFLSVLARLPNQTDRAIAASELSKTKNDNVGYGNIIWALLNTREFLFIQ; encoded by the coding sequence ATGGTGATAAAGACCAGCGGCGTCGCCCGGCACGATTTGAAATTTGACTTCGCAACGCTTGCGACATTGGTCCCTCGAATGCTGGCCCCTCGAATTTTGGGGCGTTCCTTGTTGGTGACCGCCTTGCTGCTCTGTGTGCTGACTTCCGATGCGTTTGCCCAGAAACGGAACTCGGCCAAGAAGCCGGCACCTCCGAAAATCCGGCTGCCCGAAAGCGTCCGTAGCAAGGAACCGGTGCGGATGGACGTTGCCGCTGTACGTCCCGATGGCAGATCCGCAGCGCGATCGGCTGCGAATCGTTTGGACTCGTTGGTCGAACGAAAGTTGATTGACGAGAGTGTCACCCCAAACGAGTTGGCGAGTGACGAAGTCTTCTTGCGACGGATCTACCTCGATGTGGCAGGCCGGATTCCGAAGTTGGAGGAAGCGACGGAGTTTCTGGATGACTCCGATCCGAACAAGCGAGAGAAGCTGATCGATAAGCTGCTCAGCAGTCCGGATTACGTTAGCCACATGTACAACTTTTGGGCCGATGTTTTGAGATTGGTGGAACGTCCCCAAGCAAACATCGTTGCCGACCCTTACTTGGCCTATGTCAAAGACTCCATCCGTACGAACAAACCGTATGACAAGTGGGTCTACGAGATGCTGACGGCTGATGGCAAGGTTTGGGAGAACCCTGCGGTCGGTTACCAATTGCGTGATGACGGGATGCCGCTGCCGTACATTGACAACACCGTTCGAATTTTCTTGGGAACTCAGATCGGTTGCGCACAATGTCACGACCATCCATTTGACCAATGGACCCAGTACCAGTTCTACGAGCTGGCTGCGTACACCGCTGGAACACGAACTCGCATTCGCAAGGGTGACCCGGGGTACACAAAAGGGAACCCCGCAAACGATTTGATCAACGAAGCCCGAAATCATTACGACAAAGGACGCGTTCCCGGGCAATTCCAGAGACTTGTTCGCGCGAACACTTATCGTGTCGCTGAGTCCAAAGCAGTGATGAAACTGCCACATGACTACGCTTACCTGGACGCCAAGCCGAACGAAGTTGTCAAGCCGGCTGTGCTGTGGGGCGAAGTGCCGACGTCGGCGGCAAATAGCACGCCACGTGAGCAATTCGCTGCTTGGTTGACCAGTCGTGAAAACGAACGGTTCAGTAAAACGCTGGTCAATCGTCTGTGGAAGCAGTTCATGGGTGTGGGACTCGTAGAGCCGATCGACGATTTCCGGGATGAAAACCCATGCGTCAACGAACCACTGATGGATTTCCTGGCTGATGAGTTTGTCAAAGGACAATTCGATGTCAAAGAATTGATCCGAGCAGTCTTGTACAGCAACACCTATCAGCGGCAATCCAGCGACTATGAGCTGACCAGTGGCCAGCCCTATTATTTCCCTGGTCCTGCGCTGCGGCGTCTTTCTGCCGAGCAGATCTGGGACTCAATGTTGACTTTGGCCGTTTACAATCCATTGCCGTTCCAACGACCGGACGCGGAAGCGATGGCCGGGGTCATGGATCTGGATTTTTCGCGTGCCAATTTTGAATCGGTGAAGAAACAGAGTGAGCGATTCAGTGAGACGTTTTTTATGGGCAATTACAAACGCGAGCTGAACAAACACGCCTATCAAGGAAATGTGCTGTGTCGCGCCAGTGAGTTGCCCAGCCCGTCTTCCGCAAGCCATTTCTTGCGACAGTTCGGCCAGGGCGACCGTGAGACGATCAACGGTGCACAGCAAGACGCCACGGTGCCACAGATTTTGGCCATGTTCAACGGCCCCATCACACATGTGATGCTGGAGGAAGGTTCGGCGATTGTCGATAAAGTGCTCGCGATTGACAAAGCAAAGGATCGCATAGACGCGATTTTTCTTAGTGTCTTGGCCCGGCTTCCCAACCAAACCGACCGTGCGATCGCCGCCAGTGAACTTTCCAAGACCAAGAACGACAACGTCGGCTACGGAAACATCATTTGGGCACTTCTCAACACCCGTGAGTTCCTGTTCATTCAGTGA
- a CDS encoding methyltransferase, giving the protein MPEMLPQHDTTRFLDDLRTAQISNLLVAAVIEFDVGRVLAAGPLLYDDLRERLGLADRSAIVLLTALRSIDLIDVHADHRIGLTAYGQEKMDPDSPFHLRGYLGLGRFSGDVQNMIQCLRDDAPAGNVSFVFHEDGPPSSLDDTETADTLTRAMADRARNVAPMLAAQLDLGQCKHLVDVGGAHGLYSLALLKKYPGLRATIIDRGPPLRVAQEYAEAAGCMDRVTFRLDDAHHAKLDDPADAVLLANLLHDYNEADARAMVQHYAGELARGGCLMVLDSLLESVPEGAPPVSAGPRPVAAYSALLFSICEGRCYRRDEIDRWLTDAGLSIDEATISLPAHGALVTGRKDWKS; this is encoded by the coding sequence ATGCCTGAAATGCTTCCCCAGCACGACACCACACGTTTTTTGGACGATCTGAGAACAGCTCAGATCTCAAACTTGCTGGTGGCCGCGGTGATCGAGTTCGATGTCGGACGGGTCTTGGCCGCAGGCCCGTTGCTATACGATGATTTGCGAGAGCGACTTGGTTTAGCCGATCGATCAGCAATCGTTTTGCTCACCGCGTTGCGCTCGATCGACTTGATCGACGTTCATGCCGATCACCGGATCGGTTTGACAGCCTATGGCCAAGAAAAGATGGATCCGGACAGCCCGTTTCATTTGCGAGGCTACCTGGGGCTGGGGCGATTCTCGGGGGACGTGCAAAATATGATTCAGTGCTTGCGTGACGATGCGCCGGCGGGCAACGTTTCCTTTGTGTTCCACGAAGACGGTCCGCCGTCTTCATTGGACGACACGGAGACCGCAGATACGTTGACACGGGCGATGGCTGATCGTGCGAGAAACGTCGCGCCGATGCTTGCCGCACAGCTGGACCTCGGGCAGTGCAAACACCTTGTCGATGTCGGTGGAGCGCACGGGCTGTACAGTTTGGCGTTGCTGAAAAAGTATCCTGGGCTCAGAGCTACGATCATTGATCGTGGACCGCCCCTGCGTGTGGCCCAAGAGTACGCGGAAGCGGCCGGGTGCATGGACCGAGTCACGTTTCGATTGGACGACGCGCATCACGCCAAGTTGGATGATCCTGCGGACGCTGTGTTGTTGGCCAATCTTTTGCACGATTACAACGAGGCGGATGCACGGGCGATGGTACAGCATTATGCGGGTGAACTCGCCAGGGGCGGCTGCTTGATGGTCTTGGATTCATTGCTCGAAAGTGTTCCAGAGGGGGCTCCTCCCGTTTCCGCGGGACCTCGCCCCGTCGCTGCCTATTCCGCGTTGTTGTTTTCGATTTGCGAAGGTCGCTGTTATCGACGTGACGAGATCGACCGCTGGCTGACGGACGCCGGTTTGTCGATCGATGAGGCCACGATTTCGTTGCCGGCACACGGGGCCTTGGTGACAGGTCGGAAAGACTGGAAATCGTAA
- a CDS encoding PQQ-binding-like beta-propeller repeat protein, with protein sequence MKDSTLKSCLFLFPLLLFCGHVVAAEPDSKSQNWPGFRGPAGTGHSSSNGVAPRWNSDDIAWQVDLPVQGHSSPVVWEDRIFLTGWTQANGQVHRHVICLSRQTGELMWNRDIATGSGEELHKMNSWATPSCATDGTCVVAFFGAGGLHCLSMDGDPRWSRDLGQFPGAWGVGASPIIVDEMVIQNADAEGESFLLAVDKSTGKDVWKTPRREKPKGGWSTPLPIVVNGQRQLALNGEFGVEAYNPDNGEPLWFCKSFNGRGTPVPAWDGKTLFVVNGKAGDVYAIDPSGRGDVTETHMRWHTPRKGGRDLPSPIVSNDVMLVIGMAGIATGYDCQDGRELWKERLAGNFSGSPVSAGGLVYIAAENGEVIVLRLGEQLEVVSKNPSPLTKDEIVRSSLAISGGQFLLRSDKRLYCIGAN encoded by the coding sequence GTGAAAGATAGCACCCTAAAATCATGCTTGTTCCTCTTTCCCCTGCTGTTGTTTTGCGGTCACGTCGTGGCGGCGGAGCCCGATTCCAAGTCACAGAACTGGCCCGGATTTCGTGGGCCGGCAGGAACCGGCCACAGCTCATCAAACGGCGTTGCTCCTCGTTGGAACAGCGACGACATCGCCTGGCAAGTCGACTTGCCCGTTCAAGGCCACTCGTCGCCTGTGGTTTGGGAGGATCGCATTTTCTTGACTGGTTGGACGCAAGCGAATGGTCAAGTTCACCGACACGTGATTTGTTTGTCACGTCAGACTGGCGAACTGATGTGGAATCGTGACATCGCGACGGGCTCAGGCGAAGAACTGCACAAAATGAACAGTTGGGCCACGCCAAGTTGTGCGACAGATGGCACATGTGTCGTCGCTTTCTTTGGCGCCGGAGGGCTGCACTGTTTGTCGATGGATGGCGATCCACGCTGGTCGCGAGATCTTGGCCAGTTTCCCGGCGCATGGGGCGTGGGAGCTTCGCCGATCATCGTCGATGAAATGGTCATCCAGAACGCGGATGCGGAAGGCGAATCTTTTCTACTGGCCGTGGACAAATCGACCGGGAAAGACGTTTGGAAAACACCTCGCCGTGAAAAACCAAAGGGAGGCTGGAGCACTCCGCTGCCCATCGTTGTCAATGGTCAACGTCAACTGGCGCTCAATGGTGAGTTTGGTGTGGAGGCGTACAATCCCGACAACGGCGAGCCGCTTTGGTTTTGCAAAAGCTTTAACGGGCGTGGGACGCCAGTTCCGGCTTGGGACGGCAAGACATTGTTTGTCGTCAATGGCAAAGCGGGCGACGTTTATGCGATCGACCCCAGTGGACGCGGAGACGTTACCGAAACTCATATGCGTTGGCACACACCTCGAAAGGGCGGTCGTGATTTGCCGTCGCCGATTGTGAGCAACGATGTGATGCTGGTGATCGGTATGGCAGGGATCGCCACAGGCTACGATTGCCAGGACGGTCGTGAGCTGTGGAAAGAACGTCTGGCTGGCAATTTTTCTGGTTCGCCCGTGTCCGCCGGTGGCTTGGTCTACATCGCAGCAGAAAATGGCGAAGTCATCGTGTTGCGTTTGGGAGAGCAGCTTGAGGTGGTGTCCAAAAACCCAAGTCCTCTGACAAAGGATGAAATCGTTCGCAGCTCATTGGCCATCAGTGGCGGCCAGTTTTTGTTGCGAAGCGACAAACGGCTGTACTGCATCGGGGCGAATTGA
- a CDS encoding DNA alkylation repair protein — translation MNLKDTLSELRRLGSDGTRQIYLRHGASEPLFGVKFGDLAGLKKRIGVDHELASLLWKTGNSDAQTLALMVIDPNQLKSKEIDDWMRGLDYDLLVGMLAGVVAKTRFAITKWTKWSRAKSESSLVAAYSLVAHWLKQSPDDVPDTVIEEALKRIADGIHDSPNRARHAMNNALIAIGVFSERHRGSAIRVAEQVGKVTVDHGQTGCKTPDAVKYIAKSVAHYRKRGRC, via the coding sequence GTGAACCTTAAAGACACCCTGAGTGAACTCCGCCGACTGGGCAGCGACGGAACACGCCAGATTTATCTACGTCATGGGGCATCTGAACCACTGTTTGGGGTCAAGTTTGGCGATCTTGCTGGTTTGAAAAAAAGGATCGGTGTGGATCACGAACTTGCCTCATTGCTTTGGAAAACAGGGAACAGCGACGCCCAGACGCTGGCACTGATGGTGATCGATCCGAACCAATTGAAATCCAAAGAGATCGATGACTGGATGCGGGGACTCGACTACGACTTGTTGGTCGGAATGCTGGCCGGGGTCGTGGCCAAGACGCGTTTTGCGATTACGAAATGGACCAAGTGGTCTCGGGCGAAGTCCGAATCATCACTGGTAGCCGCCTACAGCTTGGTCGCTCACTGGCTGAAACAATCCCCTGACGACGTGCCCGATACAGTGATCGAGGAGGCGCTCAAGCGAATTGCTGACGGAATCCATGATTCGCCCAATCGAGCCAGACACGCGATGAATAACGCGCTCATTGCCATCGGTGTCTTTTCAGAGCGACATCGAGGCAGCGCGATCCGGGTCGCAGAACAAGTAGGAAAGGTGACCGTGGACCATGGACAGACCGGTTGCAAGACTCCCGATGCTGTAAAATACATCGCCAAATCGGTCGCCCATTATCGCAAGCGTGGGCGATGCTGA
- a CDS encoding response regulator encodes MSAHTSWTPDGIQTTNDPNTQLSEGAIPRRRRILVADDSKTVRRLNERVLKQAGFDVLLAEDGRQAVEIALDQHPDLVVLDINMPELDGYGVCHELLAREDWSKDTPFIFLTCAEAPHLTALGNELGAFLPKPTQADVLLETVISLLTEFRRHRRH; translated from the coding sequence ATGTCCGCACATACTTCCTGGACGCCTGACGGCATCCAGACCACGAACGATCCGAATACACAGCTCTCTGAAGGGGCCATCCCTCGTCGTCGACGAATTCTGGTCGCGGACGACAGCAAGACAGTTCGCCGGTTGAACGAACGTGTTCTCAAACAGGCCGGCTTTGATGTCCTGCTGGCTGAAGACGGACGTCAGGCAGTCGAGATTGCTCTCGATCAACATCCGGACCTGGTCGTGTTGGATATCAACATGCCCGAATTGGATGGCTACGGCGTCTGCCACGAACTGCTCGCCAGGGAAGATTGGAGCAAAGACACTCCCTTCATTTTCTTGACATGTGCCGAAGCGCCGCATCTCACTGCATTGGGCAATGAACTGGGGGCCTTTCTGCCAAAACCGACTCAAGCCGATGTGTTGCTCGAAACTGTCATCTCGCTGCTGACCGAGTTTCGACGTCACCGACGTCACTGA
- a CDS encoding chemotaxis protein CheW yields the protein MTTLTNNTSSIASLSDKHCIFRCGDAVFSLPATTVREVTHAPDIVPVPVSHDALAGIGHVHSEFLPVIALAPIVGEHAAVNGTSNQLLILNSPLGDWGILIDKVMAIHPVETHVAAQHRNDSTATVLLGTASFDGSVLSVLDVNSLQRVIQQTLHGRWTQTHPSTSH from the coding sequence ATGACCACGCTCACCAACAACACGTCCAGCATCGCTAGCCTCAGCGACAAACACTGCATCTTTCGATGCGGTGACGCTGTGTTCTCGCTGCCGGCGACAACGGTTCGTGAAGTAACCCATGCACCGGACATCGTCCCCGTCCCCGTCAGCCATGACGCATTGGCGGGCATTGGTCATGTGCACAGCGAATTCCTGCCGGTCATCGCATTGGCTCCCATCGTCGGGGAGCACGCGGCGGTCAACGGTACATCGAATCAACTTTTGATCCTGAACAGTCCGCTGGGTGACTGGGGGATCCTGATCGACAAAGTCATGGCGATCCACCCTGTCGAAACCCACGTCGCCGCTCAACACCGAAACGACTCGACCGCGACGGTGTTACTGGGAACCGCATCCTTTGATGGTTCCGTCTTAAGTGTTTTGGATGTCAACAGTCTGCAACGCGTGATACAGCAAACGCTCCACGGCCGATGGACGCAGACACACCCCAGTACATCCCACTAG
- a CDS encoding methyl-accepting chemotaxis protein, which produces MKAHLLFALSHGLVAVVAVASVLASASVVTAPAWVIVAIASFATSIICGFMVSTRICRAATTVQDTLNHREPKSNRTGIAELDQVCVEVQERAKHYENVEANERQHSREIKSVLSRLSRRDEGGQPDITLLKNVLGGIGRSLSGMMNQIEQDVLQIGRCTREISSGSTTQTEIASRTEASIMTLSQSIQEASRRADSIAQQITEITDAIGAAMDKVGELSDGVNRIRSCSETSKKKLRSLCDPTRQISNLVSTIGDVASHTELLALNASIESIRAGEHGRSFAVVADEIRKLAGQTAAASNEIGILVESLEAQTNDSIAILDKESREVDNETVLIAAIAESLHQLTQMTHQSIDKAHRLASENAQQQQSVQSVLSGVESLCGVGQTDRNQAGNASWAVKSLAKATIELDSTIHRLRGCNEVNAPPEASRDPQLIALAQQINDPASHDISSAAAARTDREAIQS; this is translated from the coding sequence ATGAAAGCTCATCTCCTGTTCGCTTTGAGTCATGGACTGGTCGCCGTCGTCGCTGTGGCCTCTGTACTGGCGAGCGCATCGGTCGTGACTGCCCCCGCGTGGGTCATCGTTGCAATCGCCAGCTTTGCCACATCGATCATCTGCGGGTTCATGGTGTCGACCCGGATTTGCCGCGCTGCCACCACGGTGCAAGACACACTGAATCATCGTGAACCAAAATCAAACCGTACAGGAATCGCTGAGCTAGATCAGGTGTGCGTCGAAGTCCAAGAGCGGGCCAAACACTACGAGAATGTGGAAGCCAATGAGCGTCAGCATTCACGTGAAATCAAATCGGTTTTGTCACGGTTGAGTCGACGCGACGAAGGCGGTCAACCGGACATCACTCTTCTGAAGAACGTCCTCGGCGGCATCGGTCGCTCACTTTCCGGAATGATGAACCAGATCGAGCAAGACGTTCTGCAGATCGGCCGCTGCACTCGCGAAATCTCCTCCGGTTCAACAACGCAGACAGAAATCGCGTCACGGACAGAAGCCTCGATCATGACGCTGTCGCAAAGTATCCAAGAAGCAAGCCGACGAGCTGACTCCATCGCACAACAGATCACTGAAATCACCGATGCGATCGGCGCAGCGATGGACAAAGTCGGCGAACTGTCCGACGGAGTCAACCGAATCCGCTCGTGCAGCGAGACCAGCAAAAAGAAGTTGCGCTCGCTGTGCGATCCGACTCGTCAAATCAGCAACCTGGTTTCCACCATCGGCGACGTCGCTTCCCACACCGAACTACTGGCGCTCAACGCGTCCATCGAATCCATTCGGGCAGGGGAGCACGGTCGCAGCTTTGCCGTCGTCGCAGATGAAATCCGAAAACTCGCCGGCCAAACCGCAGCCGCATCCAATGAAATTGGAATCCTGGTCGAATCGCTCGAAGCTCAAACCAACGACTCCATCGCGATTCTCGACAAAGAGTCGCGAGAGGTCGACAACGAAACCGTGCTGATCGCAGCAATCGCCGAGTCGCTCCATCAGTTGACGCAAATGACACACCAAAGTATCGACAAAGCCCATCGTTTGGCCAGCGAAAACGCTCAACAACAACAGTCCGTGCAAAGCGTTCTCAGTGGAGTGGAATCGCTTTGTGGCGTCGGTCAAACCGATCGCAATCAAGCCGGCAACGCATCTTGGGCCGTCAAATCACTTGCCAAAGCGACCATTGAGCTGGACAGTACCATTCATCGTCTACGCGGCTGCAACGAAGTCAATGCTCCTCCGGAGGCCAGTCGCGATCCACAGCTCATCGCTTTGGCTCAACAAATCAACGACCCGGCGTCTCACGACATCTCGTCGGCCGCAGCAGCTCGCACTGATCGTGAGGCCATTCAGTCATGA